One Nitrospira sp. genomic region harbors:
- a CDS encoding DNA polymerase III subunit alpha: MASQFVHLHLHTQYSLLDGANQIEPLMQRVKSFGQPAVAMTDHGNMFGAVEFYRKAKEAGVKPIIGCEAYMAPGSRLEKNSHLAHNDYYHLILLATNLKGYHNLIKLVSKAYLEGFYYKPRMDKEILQQHHEGLIGLSGCLSGEVAYLIGQKDLAGATKAAGEYREIFGKDNYYLELQANGLEHQRIANDGLLEIHKKLDIPLAGTNDCHYLKKEDSRPHDLMLCLQTGKTINDPNRMKFDTDQLYVKSTEQALSEFKEMPTAVSNTVKIAEACTLDLALNKTYLPQFKVPEGFTRETYVEQLAMEGLAARLKERPSSIPEIAYQVRLKEEVAVICSMGFAGYFLIVWDIIKFARSRGIPVGPGRGSAAGSLVAYALRITDLDPLVYSLLFERFLNPERVSLPDIDMDFCMDRRDEVINYVIQKYGEDHVAQIITFGTMKAKAAIRDVGRVLEMPYAEVDRIAKLVPDDLKMTLDKALEQEPRLKELVDKDVKVKELMSVAQSLEGLARHASTHAAGIVISDQPLTEHVPLYKGPKDEIVTQYSMGDVEKIGLVKFDFLGLKTLTMIHRAETLVNEVRPDQPPLRVEQLPFDDPDTFALLSSGKTTGVFQLESSGMRDLLMGLKPDRFEDIIAIIALYRPGPMDLIPDFIKRKQGKIPIAYEMPELEPILKDTYGVIVYQEQVMAIANKVAGFSLGQADILRRAMGKKKPEEMEKLRVQFLEGAKQKKISEKKADKLYELIQKFAGYGFNKSHAAAYAVVCYHTAYLKAHYPTEFMAALMTTDMGNADKIVGYFTECRGLGIPVLPPDVNQSQKNFAVVDQSIRFGLAAIKNVGEGAVEAIIEVRNETGPFRSFFDLFRRVDLRKLNKRMMEGLIKAGAFDSMGGRRSQYLAVLDQAMDEGMSIQKERALGQTSIFGDDTVGLPQQLDEPALPDVPEWSQGELLKYERELTGFYISAHPLARYEAAIQLFANTTTMQIPDVPDGREVKLCGIITAVKSMLTKKGDRMAYITLEDLHGLVEVIAFPDLYRDHADMIVPERVVRLTGTVDRGDKGTKLRGTKIEPLADLQNTGISRVMIRLHDGPTASTRLPMLRQVFQKYPGASSVSLVMALGGTMEARTSPLPNVKITPSEHFVADIEEVLGKGAITLVT, from the coding sequence GTGGCTTCACAATTCGTTCATCTGCATCTCCATACCCAATACAGCCTCCTCGACGGCGCCAATCAGATCGAACCCCTGATGCAACGGGTGAAGTCGTTCGGGCAACCGGCCGTCGCGATGACCGACCATGGCAACATGTTCGGCGCGGTGGAGTTCTACCGGAAGGCCAAGGAAGCGGGCGTCAAACCCATCATCGGGTGCGAAGCTTACATGGCTCCGGGCAGCCGATTGGAAAAGAATTCTCATCTCGCACACAACGACTACTACCACCTGATCCTGCTCGCGACAAACCTCAAGGGATACCATAACTTAATCAAACTGGTGAGCAAAGCCTATCTTGAAGGTTTCTACTATAAACCGCGGATGGATAAGGAAATTCTTCAACAGCACCACGAAGGGTTGATCGGCCTCTCCGGTTGTCTCAGCGGCGAGGTCGCCTACCTCATCGGACAGAAAGATCTGGCGGGCGCCACCAAGGCGGCCGGCGAGTACCGAGAGATTTTCGGGAAGGACAATTATTACCTCGAACTCCAAGCCAACGGGCTCGAGCACCAACGCATCGCCAACGACGGTCTGCTGGAGATCCACAAGAAGCTCGACATCCCGCTCGCCGGCACGAACGACTGCCACTACCTGAAGAAGGAAGACTCCCGTCCGCACGACCTCATGCTGTGCTTGCAGACCGGCAAGACCATCAACGATCCCAACCGCATGAAGTTCGATACGGACCAGCTCTACGTCAAATCGACCGAGCAGGCGCTGTCCGAGTTCAAGGAAATGCCGACGGCCGTCTCGAACACCGTCAAGATCGCCGAAGCCTGCACCCTCGACCTGGCGCTCAATAAGACCTACCTGCCCCAGTTCAAGGTACCGGAAGGATTCACCCGCGAAACCTACGTGGAGCAGTTGGCCATGGAAGGATTGGCGGCGCGCCTCAAGGAACGGCCGAGCTCCATTCCCGAGATCGCCTATCAGGTCCGCTTGAAAGAAGAAGTCGCGGTGATCTGCTCGATGGGATTCGCCGGGTACTTCCTCATCGTGTGGGACATCATCAAGTTCGCCCGCTCGCGCGGCATTCCGGTCGGACCTGGACGCGGCTCCGCTGCCGGCAGCCTCGTCGCCTATGCCCTGCGCATCACCGATCTCGACCCGCTCGTCTATTCCTTGCTCTTCGAGCGATTCTTGAATCCTGAGCGTGTGTCCCTCCCCGACATCGACATGGACTTCTGCATGGATCGCCGGGATGAAGTCATCAATTACGTCATCCAGAAATACGGCGAAGACCACGTCGCGCAGATCATCACGTTCGGAACCATGAAGGCCAAGGCCGCCATTCGCGACGTCGGCCGCGTGCTCGAAATGCCCTATGCTGAAGTGGATCGAATTGCGAAGCTCGTCCCGGACGATTTGAAGATGACGCTCGACAAGGCGCTCGAACAGGAACCGCGCCTGAAGGAACTCGTCGATAAAGATGTGAAGGTGAAGGAGCTCATGTCCGTGGCGCAGTCGCTCGAAGGCCTCGCCCGCCATGCCTCCACCCATGCGGCCGGTATCGTGATCTCCGATCAGCCGCTCACCGAACACGTGCCGCTCTATAAAGGCCCCAAGGACGAAATCGTCACCCAGTATTCGATGGGCGATGTCGAAAAAATCGGCCTGGTGAAGTTCGACTTTCTCGGACTAAAAACGCTCACTATGATTCACCGCGCGGAGACGCTGGTCAACGAGGTGCGCCCCGATCAGCCGCCCCTGCGCGTCGAGCAACTGCCGTTCGACGATCCCGACACCTTCGCGCTGCTGTCGTCCGGAAAAACCACCGGCGTCTTCCAGCTCGAAAGTTCCGGGATGCGCGATCTCTTAATGGGGCTGAAGCCCGACCGGTTCGAAGACATCATCGCCATCATCGCGCTCTATCGCCCCGGCCCGATGGACCTCATTCCGGACTTCATCAAACGCAAACAGGGCAAGATTCCGATTGCCTACGAGATGCCCGAACTCGAGCCCATCCTGAAGGACACGTACGGCGTCATCGTGTACCAGGAACAGGTCATGGCCATCGCCAACAAGGTGGCCGGCTTCTCGCTGGGACAAGCGGATATTCTCCGTCGCGCCATGGGTAAAAAGAAGCCCGAGGAGATGGAGAAGCTCCGCGTCCAATTCCTGGAAGGCGCAAAACAGAAGAAAATATCCGAAAAGAAGGCCGACAAACTTTACGAACTCATCCAGAAGTTTGCGGGCTACGGCTTCAACAAATCGCACGCCGCCGCCTATGCGGTGGTCTGTTATCACACGGCCTACCTCAAGGCGCATTACCCGACCGAGTTCATGGCGGCGCTAATGACCACCGACATGGGCAACGCCGACAAGATCGTCGGCTACTTCACCGAATGTCGCGGGCTCGGCATTCCGGTGCTGCCGCCGGACGTGAACCAGAGCCAGAAGAATTTCGCCGTCGTCGATCAGAGCATCCGCTTCGGGCTCGCGGCGATCAAAAATGTCGGCGAAGGAGCCGTCGAGGCCATCATCGAAGTACGCAACGAAACCGGGCCGTTCCGCTCGTTCTTCGATCTCTTTCGCCGGGTCGATCTACGCAAGTTGAATAAGCGCATGATGGAAGGGCTGATCAAGGCCGGAGCCTTCGACTCCATGGGCGGACGACGCTCGCAATACCTGGCCGTCCTCGACCAGGCCATGGATGAAGGGATGAGCATCCAGAAAGAGCGCGCGCTCGGCCAGACCAGCATCTTCGGCGATGACACGGTCGGCTTGCCGCAGCAACTGGATGAACCGGCCCTGCCGGATGTTCCCGAATGGAGCCAAGGCGAGCTGTTGAAATACGAGCGGGAGTTGACCGGCTTCTACATCAGCGCCCATCCGCTGGCGCGGTATGAAGCGGCCATCCAGCTCTTCGCCAACACCACGACGATGCAGATCCCCGATGTGCCGGACGGACGCGAGGTCAAACTCTGCGGGATCATCACAGCGGTGAAATCCATGCTCACCAAAAAGGGCGACCGCATGGCCTACATCACGCTGGAGGATTTACATGGGCTGGTAGAAGTGATAGCCTTCCCCGATCTGTATCGAGACCATGCCGACATGATCGTGCCGGAACGGGTCGTGCGATTGACGGGCACCGTGGATCGCGGAGACAAAGGCACCAAGTTGCGCGGGACCAAAATCGAACCGCTGGCTGATTTACAGAACACAGGGATTTCGCGGGTGATGATTCGCCTGCACGACGGACCGACGGCCTCCACCAGACTGCCGATGCTCCGGCAGGTGTTCCAGAAATATCCCGGTGCCTCGAGCGTCTCCCTGGTCATGGCCCTCGGCGGCACGATGGAAGCGCGGACCTCTCCCCTCCCCAACGTCAAGATCACTCCCAGCGAGCATTTCGTCGCCGATATTGAGGAAGTGCTAGGCAAGGGCGCCATCACTTTGGTAACCTAG